From the genome of Muricauda sp. SCSIO 64092, one region includes:
- a CDS encoding SDR family NAD(P)-dependent oxidoreductase: protein MDFSGKHILVTGASRGIGKATAIEFAKKGGIVGLNYRSNQKEAEKTLSELPGKGHQLFQKDIGKKENCQELINEFVGSHGQLDVLVNNAGISIFHEIDKVDFDHWTHAWEETFKTNLFAAANMSYWAAQAMMKTGGGRIVNVSSRGAFRGEPTKPAYGASKAALNAMTQSLAKKLAPHHIYLGVVAPGFTETEMAAKTLTPMERGNLLRESPFQRMAQPKEVAHAILFLASEGAEYSSGTIIDVNGASYLRS, encoded by the coding sequence ATGGATTTTTCAGGAAAGCATATACTGGTGACAGGCGCCTCAAGGGGCATTGGTAAGGCAACCGCAATCGAATTTGCAAAAAAGGGGGGCATCGTCGGGCTTAATTACCGATCCAATCAAAAGGAAGCGGAAAAAACACTTTCTGAATTACCGGGCAAAGGCCATCAACTCTTTCAAAAAGACATTGGAAAAAAGGAAAACTGTCAAGAACTCATCAATGAATTTGTTGGTTCCCATGGTCAACTGGATGTGTTGGTCAACAATGCGGGCATTTCAATTTTTCATGAAATTGACAAGGTCGATTTTGATCACTGGACCCATGCCTGGGAGGAAACCTTTAAAACCAATCTCTTTGCCGCAGCCAATATGAGCTATTGGGCCGCACAGGCCATGATGAAAACGGGCGGGGGCCGAATCGTCAACGTTTCTTCCCGTGGTGCCTTTCGCGGAGAACCCACAAAACCGGCCTATGGGGCCAGTAAGGCGGCACTAAATGCCATGACACAGTCATTGGCCAAGAAATTGGCCCCACATCATATCTATCTGGGCGTAGTGGCCCCGGGGTTTACCGAGACCGAAATGGCCGCCAAGACACTGACCCCCATGGAACGTGGGAACCTGTTGCGGGAATCCCCTTTTCAACGTATGGCCCAACCCAAGGAAGTGGCGCATGCCATATTGTTTTTGGCTTCGGAAGGCGCGGAATATTCTTCGGGGACCATTATAGATGTTAATGGTGCCTCCTACTTAAGAAGTTAA
- a CDS encoding DUF6090 family protein: protein MIQFFRHIRQTLLAENKFSKYLLYAVGEIVLVVIGILIALQINNWNESRKSDVLRKTYEKSLSEELKADLRQLASLDSMFSAREKTIQDYFDHFNTVTSNLDTLKMKMDQLRTSKNTFNSTAYTIEDLITTGNLALFEKEKKEAILTLRNTHEKNTYYEQITINTLMNKEELFIANTDLAFDLERSLSEHAEVRNWKDDLASRQYRLLHNYLSSTVNLYKAQEIFNERVRKDTEILLALLE from the coding sequence GTGATCCAATTCTTCCGCCACATCCGCCAAACCCTGCTTGCCGAGAACAAATTCTCAAAATACCTGCTGTATGCCGTTGGTGAGATTGTCTTGGTGGTCATCGGCATTTTAATTGCCCTACAAATCAATAATTGGAACGAAAGCAGAAAAAGTGATGTGCTCCGAAAAACATACGAAAAGAGTCTGAGTGAGGAGTTAAAGGCAGACCTAAGGCAATTGGCATCCTTGGACAGTATGTTCTCAGCACGGGAAAAGACCATTCAGGATTACTTTGACCATTTCAACACGGTTACCTCCAATTTGGATACCCTAAAAATGAAAATGGACCAATTGCGTACCAGCAAAAACACCTTTAACAGTACGGCTTATACTATAGAAGACCTTATTACAACAGGAAATCTGGCCTTGTTCGAAAAGGAAAAGAAAGAGGCAATTTTAACGCTAAGGAACACCCATGAAAAAAACACCTATTACGAACAGATCACAATCAACACCTTGATGAATAAGGAAGAACTGTTCATAGCAAATACCGATTTGGCCTTTGACCTTGAACGCTCCCTTTCGGAACACGCCGAGGTACGAAATTGGAAGGATGATTTGGCTTCCAGGCAGTATCGCCTGTTGCACAATTACCTTTCCAGCACCGTAAATCTGTATAAAGCACAAGAGATTTTCAATGAAAGGGTACGAAAGGACACCGAGATCCTCTTAGCGCTTTTGGAATAA
- a CDS encoding polymer-forming cytoskeletal protein, protein MKKTTILIALCLMVSVGKAQKTIEKNLDHKGQFIEMDTPFASTIEVKTWDKPTVYFKATLSSETPELLDLYKLEVKEERSLISIASDTEALFEAYREKRMAQKKRYWCQEYEFNYVLYVPKNAQFKVKSINGSLQSDSIEGNFEADLINGDIEIKQYSGNLKLNTINGEIDVKVNNVAFTAETIHGDIYADEKLKLKSYDRHVGQKVESLTLAGVTKLKLNTINGNMYLRL, encoded by the coding sequence ATGAAAAAAACGACAATCCTTATCGCGCTCTGCCTCATGGTTTCTGTTGGAAAGGCCCAGAAAACCATCGAAAAGAACCTGGACCATAAAGGCCAGTTTATAGAAATGGATACCCCTTTCGCTTCAACCATTGAAGTAAAGACCTGGGACAAACCGACCGTTTATTTTAAGGCCACCCTTTCCTCGGAAACCCCGGAGTTATTGGATCTTTACAAATTGGAAGTAAAAGAGGAGCGTAGTTTGATTTCAATCGCATCGGATACCGAAGCCCTTTTTGAAGCCTACAGGGAAAAGCGTATGGCCCAAAAGAAGCGGTACTGGTGTCAGGAATACGAGTTCAATTATGTCCTTTACGTACCCAAAAACGCCCAGTTCAAGGTAAAAAGCATCAATGGAAGTCTACAATCCGATAGCATAGAAGGGAATTTTGAAGCCGATCTGATCAATGGCGATATTGAAATCAAACAATATTCCGGCAATTTGAAGTTAAATACCATCAATGGGGAAATAGACGTAAAAGTAAACAACGTGGCTTTCACTGCCGAAACCATACACGGTGATATTTATGCCGATGAAAAGCTAAAGTTAAAATCATACGATCGCCATGTGGGTCAGAAAGTGGAGAGTTTAACCTTGGCAGGGGTGACCAAATTGAAACTCAATACCATTAATGGAAATATGTATTTGAGGCTCTAA
- a CDS encoding DUF885 domain-containing protein, with translation MKNTILLALCVIFTFIGCKNKDAEKTAESINIAFTTNDYADLVDLFHEWRSFENPPKLEGAPDYTKATFEKRWPEFKALQQKLQQIDTTAWAIDRQVDWMIVWAEMNGYDFNHRVLKPWERDPAFYKTVWTYKSDVPAHEGPTHHGTTELWTYEFPLSESEKERLIRDLKIIPPLNEQAQLNLTGNAKDLWVTGIRDIKTQSLVLSGVLEEPEVKNHTELVTALNDAIGATDAFAQWLEEEAKTKTGPSGIGKENYTWYLRNVHLVPLTWEDEVMILKRELARAWASLKLEEHRNRSFPELVAADSPEAYDKMADESARSLIDFLDQQDIVTVKPYFEPALREQLGSFVPEAKRNFFWIGAHYDQRPLYSHFYHWFELARMEIEPHQSEIRRKPLLYNIFDSRNEGMATAVEEMFMDAGLYEDSPRSREIVYIMIAQRAARGLGSLYAHANEMTMEEAGGIHSEYTPRGWMKTEKELLIFEQHLYLRQPGYGTSYITGKYLMEAAMADYARILELRDQPFSTKAFFDTLNSMGNIPMALGHWQMTGEKGYLKTIFDD, from the coding sequence ATGAAAAATACCATCCTTTTGGCACTATGCGTCATCTTTACCTTTATAGGATGTAAAAACAAGGATGCAGAAAAAACTGCCGAATCCATAAACATCGCCTTTACGACCAATGATTATGCTGATCTCGTCGACCTCTTTCATGAATGGCGTTCCTTTGAAAACCCACCAAAACTTGAGGGCGCTCCGGATTATACCAAAGCAACCTTTGAAAAACGTTGGCCAGAATTCAAGGCGTTGCAACAAAAGCTACAGCAAATCGATACTACGGCCTGGGCAATCGATCGGCAAGTGGACTGGATGATCGTTTGGGCCGAAATGAATGGGTATGATTTTAACCATAGGGTTTTAAAGCCGTGGGAACGGGATCCCGCATTTTACAAAACCGTTTGGACCTACAAAAGCGATGTTCCCGCACATGAAGGGCCAACACATCATGGCACTACGGAACTATGGACCTATGAATTTCCACTTTCCGAAAGTGAAAAAGAACGGTTGATCCGTGACCTGAAGATCATTCCCCCTTTGAACGAACAAGCGCAACTGAATCTTACAGGCAATGCCAAAGACCTATGGGTTACCGGAATAAGGGATATCAAAACCCAAAGCTTGGTTTTAAGTGGGGTTCTTGAAGAACCCGAAGTTAAGAATCATACTGAATTGGTAACGGCTCTTAATGATGCGATCGGCGCTACCGATGCATTCGCCCAATGGTTGGAAGAAGAAGCAAAGACAAAAACGGGTCCATCGGGTATTGGCAAGGAAAACTATACGTGGTATTTACGGAATGTACATCTAGTGCCGCTTACTTGGGAAGACGAAGTCATGATTTTGAAACGGGAATTGGCCAGGGCATGGGCTTCGCTAAAACTGGAGGAACACAGAAATCGCAGTTTCCCTGAATTGGTTGCCGCGGACTCCCCGGAAGCGTATGATAAAATGGCTGATGAATCGGCAAGAAGTTTGATTGATTTTCTAGATCAACAGGACATTGTTACCGTAAAACCCTATTTTGAGCCCGCACTTCGTGAACAATTGGGAAGTTTCGTGCCCGAAGCGAAACGTAATTTCTTTTGGATCGGGGCGCATTATGACCAACGACCCCTCTATTCGCATTTTTACCATTGGTTTGAACTGGCCAGAATGGAAATTGAACCACACCAAAGCGAAATTCGCAGGAAACCCCTGTTGTACAACATTTTTGATTCGCGCAATGAAGGTATGGCCACTGCCGTGGAAGAAATGTTTATGGATGCCGGGCTATATGAGGATTCTCCCAGAAGTCGGGAAATTGTCTATATCATGATCGCCCAACGAGCGGCACGTGGATTGGGATCACTTTACGCCCATGCCAATGAAATGACCATGGAAGAAGCGGGTGGCATCCACTCGGAATACACCCCAAGGGGATGGATGAAGACCGAAAAGGAACTGCTCATCTTTGAGCAGCATCTCTATTTACGACAACCGGGTTATGGCACCAGTTATATTACGGGAAAATACCTGATGGAAGCCGCTATGGCCGATTATGCCCGAATTTTGGAACTAAGGGACCAACCCTTCAGCACCAAGGCCTTTTTTGATACCCTCAATAGTATGGGTAACATCCCCATGGCGTTGGGGCATTGGCAAATGACAGGGGAAAAAGGGTATCTAAAAACCATTTTTGATGATTAA
- a CDS encoding RNA polymerase sigma factor, with amino-acid sequence MSEQNDEQLMAEVAHGNLDMLQILFNRHHRHVYNFLFKMTGDKMLSEDLTQDVFYKVIKYKTTYNNGSFISWLFTIARNSLKTHFIRNKEVHGDLESVTYRIGEEDRTEDYSHLHKALQQLEASDREVVILNRFQGIRYQELAEIMETTPGAVKTKMSRALKKLKIIYLQTI; translated from the coding sequence TTGAGCGAACAGAATGACGAGCAGTTAATGGCCGAAGTGGCCCATGGAAATTTGGATATGCTACAAATCCTATTTAACAGGCACCATAGGCATGTGTACAATTTTCTGTTCAAGATGACCGGGGACAAAATGTTAAGTGAGGATTTAACCCAGGATGTGTTTTACAAAGTGATCAAGTACAAAACAACATACAACAACGGCAGTTTTATTTCATGGTTGTTTACCATAGCCAGGAACAGTTTAAAGACCCATTTTATAAGAAACAAGGAGGTGCATGGGGATTTGGAATCCGTAACCTACCGAATTGGGGAAGAGGACCGGACAGAAGATTATTCCCATTTGCACAAGGCTTTGCAACAATTGGAGGCTTCCGATCGGGAAGTGGTGATCCTCAACCGGTTTCAAGGGATCAGATACCAGGAATTGGCGGAAATCATGGAGACCACTCCGGGTGCGGTCAAAACAAAGATGAGCCGCGCCCTAAAAAAATTAAAAATAATTTACCTGCAAACCATTTAG
- a CDS encoding LytTR family DNA-binding domain-containing protein, whose product MNNKHLVEYTDSRKFKITLATLSGLFIFLFLLFFQPFGVNNYRPDEKITPLLILALFIFALVVILVLLLSEFIIYYWLFPKSRPRHYMVWVILELWFTANATFMVYNVLGGFHDFLFPSYFKHLLEIGSILVISFIGIHFYFKHIQVKREFEEVLSVVGDKSKPDGMILLKGDYKNDEIALPLENILFIKSEDNYASIHYLENGTVKQYLIRLTLAKLEKKLTSNAILRISRSILINKTHLESFRNQSGSLIVKLHHIPEPFEVSKSRQSKLLLQLKKPSLSSDPSLKR is encoded by the coding sequence ATGAACAACAAACACTTAGTTGAATATACAGATTCCAGAAAGTTCAAAATTACATTGGCGACCCTTTCCGGATTGTTCATTTTTTTGTTTCTATTGTTCTTCCAACCTTTTGGCGTCAATAACTACAGACCGGATGAAAAAATTACTCCGCTGCTCATTCTGGCCCTTTTCATTTTTGCCTTAGTGGTCATTTTAGTTCTTCTGCTGTCAGAATTTATCATCTATTATTGGCTCTTCCCTAAAAGCAGGCCACGCCACTATATGGTTTGGGTTATTTTGGAGTTATGGTTTACGGCCAATGCCACCTTTATGGTCTACAATGTTTTGGGTGGTTTTCATGACTTTTTGTTCCCAAGCTATTTTAAACATCTTCTTGAAATTGGTTCCATTTTGGTCATATCATTCATTGGAATTCACTTTTATTTTAAGCACATCCAAGTAAAAAGGGAGTTTGAGGAGGTACTTTCCGTTGTAGGGGATAAGTCCAAACCAGATGGGATGATCCTACTAAAGGGCGATTATAAAAACGATGAAATTGCGCTACCTCTGGAAAATATCCTATTCATTAAATCAGAAGATAACTATGCCAGTATCCACTATCTCGAAAATGGGACCGTAAAGCAGTATTTGATCCGGTTGACCTTGGCCAAACTGGAAAAGAAACTGACCTCAAACGCCATCCTTCGGATCAGCCGCTCCATACTGATCAACAAAACCCATTTGGAATCCTTTAGAAATCAATCAGGCAGCCTAATAGTAAAACTACATCACATCCCGGAACCCTTTGAAGTTTCCAAATCCCGTCAATCCAAACTATTGCTGCAACTAAAAAAGCCTTCCCTATCCTCCGATCCATCCCTAAAACGGTGA
- a CDS encoding DUF4097 family beta strand repeat-containing protein, translating to MRRLATILILCAVTAFTHAQNDYTKSLNGIEWVKIESKAEIILKTHDSDQLLIKSEAREERPNRAKGLKLVSGGGTDNTDVGFSVVQDGNNLIVKNLRKSDHALIYLPASQNVSVKTTWHGDVEIEGFSGEIEADAQLNGGIKIMDVTGPVTANALNGDIEVVFKTVKQSSPTSIYTTNGAVDITMPASTPANLSLGTTNGEVYTNFDLKRPQKEGLTTISSQNIKGNINNGGVSIKLKSTNGNIYLRKK from the coding sequence ATGAGACGATTAGCAACTATTCTAATACTGTGTGCGGTTACGGCCTTCACACATGCCCAAAACGATTATACCAAATCCTTAAATGGGATTGAATGGGTAAAGATTGAATCCAAGGCAGAAATTATCCTTAAGACGCACGACAGTGACCAATTATTGATTAAAAGTGAAGCACGGGAGGAACGGCCGAATAGGGCAAAAGGACTAAAATTGGTGAGCGGCGGCGGAACGGACAATACCGATGTTGGGTTTTCCGTGGTACAAGATGGCAACAACCTCATTGTAAAAAACCTTAGAAAGTCGGATCATGCCCTTATTTATCTTCCAGCTTCACAAAACGTATCCGTAAAGACAACCTGGCACGGCGATGTGGAAATTGAAGGTTTTTCAGGAGAAATCGAGGCCGATGCCCAACTTAATGGAGGCATTAAAATTATGGATGTGACCGGGCCCGTAACCGCCAATGCACTGAACGGGGATATTGAAGTTGTGTTTAAAACCGTAAAGCAAAGTTCCCCCACTTCAATTTACACCACCAATGGTGCCGTAGACATTACCATGCCGGCCAGTACGCCCGCCAATCTCTCCCTGGGTACCACAAACGGGGAGGTCTATACCAATTTCGACCTTAAAAGACCACAGAAAGAAGGGCTTACCACAATTTCCAGCCAAAACATAAAGGGCAATATCAACAACGGAGGGGTGAGCATAAAGCTAAAGTCCACCAACGGTAACATTTACTTGAGAAAAAAATAA
- a CDS encoding HEAT repeat domain-containing protein, whose protein sequence is MEKKEMEAKISDYLDGTLSKSEVAAFERQLSADEHFRKEVEEFKILFEAIKTEETVTPSKRLAMNFERMLQEEKNNQVKVISLPSKPSKGIAQVFRVAASIAILVGSFLMGRYFESRETQETMALVQGEQLELKQTTMISLMENQSASKRIQGVQFIDEFPEPDEAIVEALAERMLTDDNTNVRLTAVEALSRFTQSEQVKAFFIQALQTEKDPSIQVTLIKILVDMQEKKAIAPMRELLKKEDTQPFIKEEINSLLPKII, encoded by the coding sequence ATGGAAAAAAAGGAAATGGAAGCGAAAATATCGGACTATTTAGATGGTACACTATCCAAATCCGAAGTTGCTGCATTCGAAAGGCAGCTATCGGCCGATGAGCACTTTCGAAAAGAAGTTGAAGAATTCAAAATACTCTTTGAAGCCATAAAGACCGAGGAAACCGTAACACCCTCAAAACGATTGGCCATGAATTTTGAAAGGATGCTCCAAGAAGAGAAAAACAATCAGGTTAAGGTGATTTCCTTACCATCGAAACCAAGCAAAGGTATTGCCCAGGTCTTTAGGGTGGCGGCCAGCATCGCCATCTTAGTAGGTTCTTTCCTAATGGGACGTTATTTTGAGTCCCGGGAAACACAGGAAACCATGGCCCTGGTTCAGGGAGAGCAACTTGAATTGAAGCAGACCACCATGATTTCCTTAATGGAGAACCAATCCGCAAGTAAACGGATACAGGGAGTACAGTTTATCGATGAGTTTCCCGAACCGGATGAAGCCATTGTGGAAGCCCTTGCCGAACGTATGTTGACCGATGACAATACCAATGTGCGCCTAACGGCTGTGGAAGCCCTATCCCGATTTACGCAATCCGAACAGGTGAAGGCCTTTTTTATCCAGGCCCTACAGACGGAAAAGGACCCAAGCATCCAGGTGACCCTCATTAAAATACTGGTCGATATGCAAGAGAAAAAAGCGATTGCACCTATGCGGGAGCTTTTGAAAAAAGAAGATACCCAGCCCTTTATCAAGGAAGAAATCAATTCATTATTACCAAAAATTATATAA
- a CDS encoding DUF2141 domain-containing protein: protein MKKNVVLWMLLVGQVMVLQSQHKLTVTVNDVPDSMGKISVALYNDAEGFLKFDRVFLSESVAANKGNTKVVLEGVPNGNYAVALFYDKNGNDELDTNWMGIPKEKVAFSNAKMKLFGPPSFRECAFDIYQDKTIQIGL from the coding sequence ATGAAGAAAAACGTTGTACTGTGGATGTTGTTGGTTGGCCAGGTCATGGTGTTACAATCACAGCATAAATTAACAGTAACGGTAAATGACGTCCCCGATTCAATGGGTAAAATAAGTGTGGCCCTGTACAATGATGCCGAAGGATTTTTAAAATTTGACCGCGTGTTTCTTTCAGAATCGGTGGCTGCCAACAAGGGGAATACCAAAGTGGTTTTGGAAGGGGTCCCCAATGGCAACTATGCCGTTGCCCTTTTTTATGACAAGAACGGAAATGATGAGTTGGACACCAATTGGATGGGTATTCCCAAGGAAAAGGTGGCTTTCTCCAATGCCAAAATGAAACTTTTTGGCCCCCCGTCCTTTAGGGAGTGTGCTTTTGATATCTATCAGGACAAGACCATCCAGATCGGTCTCTAA
- a CDS encoding S9 family peptidase: protein MRLFPSFIAILCIALLSNAQKPGFSYLDVFDLQYVQDPQISPNGDWVVYRRMGFDIMKDRAWGNLWLIRTDGSQHQKLTSREVSENGPKWSPSGDRIAFSSSTDEGSEIYIHWVETGKTARLSQLPFAPSSLTWSPNGAYLAFSMNVPKSPPVIAKMPKKPKGAKWADTPRITDRVYHEADGRGYLKPGFNHIFVMPSNGGAPRQVTSGDWHHRGTLSWAPNGSKIYFSANRVEDWEYRFRNSEIYAVDVESGNITALTDRDGPDYGPQVSPDGRYIAYIGNEDKREAYQVRKLHLMNADGSNKRSISDDLDRSISNITWDSKSGGLYFNYDDKGNGKIGHITLSGKVTKLADDRGGTTLGRPYGSGTYSVSKNGAIAYTHSRPDYPAELAIVPVKAKTPRKVTDLNGALLDYRTLGKVEEVWYKSSYDNRDIQGWVVYPPNYDASKKYPFMVENHGGPILNYGDRFSIEMQLYAAAGYVVFYPNARGSTSYGEEFGNLLYRNYPGQDYDDTMDGVDHCIQMGIAHEDQLFVTGGSAGGIMTAWMIGKNNRFEAAVVAKPVMNWISKTLVADNYFGYANTRYEGQPWENFEHYWKFSPISLVGNIETPTMVMVGMNDLRTPPSEAKQLYHALKLRKKETVLVEIPGASHGIASRPSNLITKISHTVAWFDKYRKDSKDEEKE from the coding sequence ATGCGACTATTTCCCAGTTTTATTGCAATACTATGTATTGCGCTGCTCTCAAATGCCCAAAAACCCGGTTTTTCTTATTTGGATGTTTTTGATTTACAGTATGTCCAAGACCCACAGATATCCCCAAACGGAGATTGGGTGGTTTATCGGCGTATGGGTTTTGATATCATGAAGGACCGTGCCTGGGGCAATCTTTGGTTGATACGGACAGATGGGAGCCAACACCAAAAACTAACTTCCCGCGAGGTATCCGAAAATGGCCCAAAATGGTCTCCCAGTGGGGATCGAATTGCTTTTTCCAGCAGTACGGATGAAGGCTCGGAAATTTATATCCATTGGGTGGAAACAGGGAAAACAGCCCGATTGTCCCAACTGCCTTTTGCTCCCAGTTCATTGACCTGGTCGCCGAACGGGGCGTATTTGGCCTTTTCCATGAATGTGCCCAAGTCTCCTCCGGTGATTGCCAAAATGCCCAAAAAACCCAAAGGGGCCAAATGGGCGGATACACCTAGGATTACGGATAGGGTCTATCATGAAGCGGATGGACGTGGGTATCTCAAACCTGGGTTCAATCACATTTTTGTGATGCCTTCAAATGGGGGAGCCCCAAGACAGGTTACTTCAGGGGACTGGCATCATCGCGGGACCCTGTCATGGGCCCCGAACGGTTCAAAAATTTACTTCTCCGCAAATAGGGTGGAGGATTGGGAATATCGCTTTCGCAACAGTGAAATATATGCCGTGGATGTAGAGTCCGGAAACATTACCGCTCTGACCGATAGGGACGGTCCAGACTATGGCCCCCAGGTTTCACCGGATGGGCGTTATATTGCCTATATCGGCAATGAGGATAAAAGGGAGGCCTACCAGGTCCGCAAACTCCATCTTATGAATGCGGACGGAAGCAACAAAAGGAGTATTTCCGATGATTTGGACAGGAGTATTTCCAATATTACCTGGGATTCCAAAAGTGGGGGACTATATTTCAATTATGACGATAAGGGCAATGGAAAAATAGGTCATATTACGCTCTCGGGAAAGGTGACCAAACTGGCAGATGACCGCGGAGGCACTACGTTGGGAAGACCTTATGGTAGTGGCACGTACAGCGTTTCCAAAAATGGGGCCATAGCCTATACCCACTCCAGACCGGATTATCCGGCGGAATTGGCCATCGTGCCCGTAAAAGCAAAAACCCCCCGGAAGGTCACCGATTTAAATGGCGCACTTTTGGATTATAGGACCCTGGGCAAAGTGGAAGAGGTTTGGTACAAATCTTCCTATGACAATCGGGATATTCAAGGATGGGTGGTTTATCCCCCTAATTATGATGCGTCCAAAAAATATCCCTTTATGGTAGAGAATCATGGAGGGCCTATTTTGAATTATGGGGACCGATTTTCCATTGAGATGCAACTTTATGCCGCTGCGGGTTATGTGGTATTTTATCCCAATGCCAGGGGGAGTACCAGCTATGGGGAGGAATTCGGAAATTTATTGTACCGTAATTATCCGGGACAGGATTATGATGATACCATGGATGGTGTTGACCATTGCATACAAATGGGGATTGCCCATGAAGACCAATTGTTTGTCACGGGAGGTTCCGCTGGAGGAATTATGACCGCATGGATGATCGGGAAGAACAATAGGTTTGAGGCGGCGGTGGTCGCCAAGCCCGTTATGAATTGGATCAGTAAGACCTTGGTGGCGGACAATTATTTTGGTTACGCCAATACCCGCTATGAAGGGCAGCCATGGGAAAATTTTGAGCACTACTGGAAATTTTCGCCCATTTCCCTCGTTGGTAATATTGAGACCCCAACCATGGTGATGGTAGGGATGAACGATTTGCGTACCCCGCCCAGTGAGGCCAAACAACTGTACCATGCCCTAAAATTGCGCAAAAAGGAGACGGTACTGGTAGAAATACCTGGAGCCAGCCATGGAATTGCCAGTAGGCCAAGTAACCTCATCACCAAGATTTCACACACCGTGGCCTGGTTCGATAAGTATAGGAAGGATTCAAAAGATGAAGAAAAGGAGTAA
- a CDS encoding cupin domain-containing protein, producing the protein MEKIDKGELNALTASAKAFSTDVTPFDVDTMTGFQPNTDFVDDMFSVYFHFWTRGIPERIPFGLDYTRFTHGAQASIFYYQKGFRSGYFALKKGQHANEDERSKSNPFPSLFIAIKGEAIIIIDGLTTTMKAGEAILVPANSTHEFLNENDIPFEGFLFMFGEGA; encoded by the coding sequence TTGGAAAAGATCGACAAGGGTGAGCTTAATGCCCTTACGGCATCCGCAAAAGCTTTTTCCACGGATGTTACCCCTTTTGATGTGGATACCATGACAGGTTTTCAGCCGAATACGGATTTTGTGGACGATATGTTTTCGGTATACTTTCACTTTTGGACCAGGGGCATCCCCGAACGCATCCCCTTCGGTTTGGATTACACCCGCTTTACACATGGGGCACAAGCATCAATTTTCTATTACCAAAAAGGATTTCGCTCAGGATACTTTGCCCTAAAAAAAGGACAGCATGCCAATGAGGACGAACGTTCCAAAAGCAATCCATTTCCTTCGCTCTTTATCGCCATTAAAGGAGAGGCCATCATTATCATTGATGGTCTTACCACGACAATGAAGGCGGGCGAGGCCATATTGGTCCCGGCCAACAGTACCCATGAATTCTTAAATGAGAACGACATCCCTTTTGAAGGTTTTCTGTTTATGTTTGGGGAAGGGGCATAA